The following are encoded together in the Osmia lignaria lignaria isolate PbOS001 chromosome 6, iyOsmLign1, whole genome shotgun sequence genome:
- the LOC117601763 gene encoding uncharacterized protein LOC117601763 — protein MHLDIKRKNLYTSLWACRRALGKTWGFKPSIALWVYKAILLPRLTYAAIVWWPRTKKKETGNLLKSLQGSYLRAIAGSMRTTPTAALEVALGCPPLEHVITNVAKLSAYRLQCLGEWKSTGNGHTALEFLHKPPFTFTQDRIPRKYQLQSTFKVLIPARNDWKEPGFPNNLGTDIWYTDGSGNNNRFGAGFCGPRMRHSTSFSLGELATVFQAEVLAISECAKLQISLGVKYRKICICSDSRAAINALATISTESSTVWEGMQALSQLSKLNKITLIWTPGHQGVQGNEIADGLAKLGTLESPVQQIVGVPFVLGKKHIKESLERQHLTSWTEATGCRQVKLLIQQPSASRTKELLAISRKKIRTCIGLLTGHITLRAHLHKLDRAEQINCRLCGEEKEDSIHILCRCPVLALKRYRIWGKMFLRHSDLKGAKMSNLCGLLANAELGLIE, from the coding sequence ATGCACCTTGATATAAAGAGGAAAAACCTTTACACATCCCTATGGGCATGCAGAAGGGCTCTAGGAAAGACCTGGGGCTTCAAGCCCAGCATTGCCTTATGGGTTTACAAAGCCATCCTACTACCGCGACTAACCTATGCCGCGATAGTATGGTGGCCcagaacaaagaaaaaagaaacagggaACCTACTAAAAAGCCTCCAGGGAAGTTATCTGAGAGCTATTGCAGGTTCCATGAGAACCACACCCACAGCCGCACTGGAAGTGGCCTTAGGGTGTCCCCCCCTTGAGCACGTCATAACTAACGTCGCCAAACTCTCAGCATACAGACTACAATGTCTGGGGGAGTGGAAGAGCACCGGTAACGGGCACACGGCACTGGAGTTCTTACACAAACCCCCATTCACATTTACGCAAGATAGAATCCCCAGGAAGTACCAGCTACAAAGCACCTTCAAGGTCCTTATACCAGCTAGGAACGACTGGAAGGAACCGGGATTTCCGAACAACCTGGGCACTGACATCTGGTACACGGATGGCTCAGGAAACAACAACCGCTTCGGAGCAGGTTTCTGTGGCCCGAGGATGAGACACAGTACTAGCTTCTCTCTGGGGGAACTAGCCACGGTCTTCCAAGCTGAGGTTCTAGCAATCTCAGAATGCGCAAAACTACAGATCTCATTAGGAGTTAAGTACAGAAAGATCTGCATATGCTCAGACAGCAGAGCGGCGATAAACGCCCTTGCAACGATCAGCACGGAATCTTCCACCGTCTGGGAAGGCATGCAGGCATTATCACAACTCAGCAAGCTGAACAAAATCACCCTCATATGGACCCCTGGACACCAAGGTGTACAGGGCAATGAGATAGCCGATGGTCTGGCAAAACTAGGCACCCTTGAGAGCCCGGTTCAACAGATAGTCGGTGTCCCCTTTGTCCTTGGGAAAAAACACATCAAGGAGAGCCTGGAAAGGCAACACCTAACCTCCTGGACGGAAGCAACGGGCTGCCGCCAGGTAAAACTCTTGATACAACAACCATCAGCCAGCAGAACCAAGGAGCTCTTGGCCATCAGCAGAAAAAAAATAAGGACCTGTATAGGCCTCCTCACCGGCCACATAACACTAAGGGCACATTTACACAAACTCGACCGAGCTGAGCAAATAAATTGCCGGCTATGtggagaagagaaagaggacAGCATACATATACTATGCCGATGTCCTGTCCTAGCTCTGAAAAGATACAGAATCTGGGGTAAGATGTTCCTACGACACAGTGATCTAAAGGGTGCTAAGATGAGCAACCTCTGCGGCCTGCTAGCGAATGCCGAGCTGGGCCTTATCGAATGA